CGAGGTCTCCCCAATTAAGCCCGACCAGTTCGCTGACGCGGAGTCCGCACGAGTACAGCACCTCGAAGATCGCCCGGTCACGCAGCCCGGCAGACTCGTCCGCCGGCGGCGCTTCGAGGAGCCGGAACATGTCATCGACCGTCAAATGCGTCGGTAGCGGCTGGTCCTGTTTCGGAGAGCCGACATGCAGTGTGGGGTCGCGCGTCAGTTCTCCTTCGCGGAGCAAAAAGCGAAAAAAACTTTTGATAGAAGAGAGCTTGCGCCCGATGGAGCTTTTCTTGTGTTCGCGATACAAAAACGACAGGAACGCGTGGATACGGTGATGATCCACTGCCGCGACCGTGACCGGGCGCGGTTCTGCTTGCCCCGGCGGGTGCTCCAGAAAAGCGAAGAACTGCCACACATCGCTGAGATAGTTGCGCAGGGTATGTTCAGAAACGTTCTTCTCGATCCGAAGAAAGGTCGTGTAACGCTCGACTAAAGGATGTAGCTCGGTAGTGCTCATTGTCTCACTGACTGGCGAGCGGCTATGATACCAACAAGGATTTACGGACGGAAGTAGCCGCAGTTGGCCGAGACGAAACGGGAAAGACCCTCTGTCGAGCATAAACCATGAAGACCTGTTACCACTGTTCCCAAGAGTTATCGTTCAAAGACCGCATTGGTCGCCGCGACACCTGCCCGGGCTGCGGCGCTGATCTCCACTGTTGCCAGAATTGTCTCTTCTACGATCCGCGCGCTGCCAACGCTTGCCAAGAGCCGAACGCGGACCATCAGCTCGACAAAGAAATCGGCAATTTCTGCGAGTATTTCGCTTTCTCCGCAGAGAGCCGTTCTCAGCCCGCCTCCGCCGCAAGCAGCGCCCGGGCACAGTTGGACGCCCTCTTCAAGAAAAAGTAGCCGCCGCCTGCGACTTCCTTGACAGCGCCAGCTACAGAAGAGGAGAATAAGCGCCTGAAGATCGACACTCTGGAGCGCGCAAGTGAAGGAGGGGCGGCGCAAGCACGAAACATATTGACCAACTAGAGAGGAGGAAGAGCCATGCAAGACAAAACGTATGTGATTACCGAGATCGTTGGCGTGTCGGACGCTTCCATCTCGGCGGCGGTCGCCAGCGCTATTGCCCGTGCCAATCTCACGCTGAAGGCGTTAGACTGGTTCGAACTCAAAGAAGTCCGCGGCACCATCGTCGATGGGAAAGTCGGTCAGTATCAAGTCACCCTCGACGTAGGGTTCCGCTATTTAACGGACGAAGAGATGCGGGCGTGGGTCCGCGAATAATGCTATCACTCGCTTTCTATCCCTGAGACACACGGAGGACTCGTATCATGCAAGAGAAAACTTATAAGCTCATCGAACTCGTCGGCGTCTCCGCCACCTCCATCGAAGATGCGGTGCAAAACGCGATCGCGCGCGCGAACCAGACGCTCAAGAACCTGGACTGGTTCGAGATCATGGAAACTCGCGGACTCATTCAAGACGGCCAGGTCAGTCAGTTTCAGGTCAAGCTGAAGGTCGGCTTTCGCTTGGTCGGCTAGCGCTTACGACTTGCTGCGTTCGGCTTGCAGCGCGGGCGCGTAGAAACGTTTGACATATTCCTTCACCATGCGCCGGGCGGAAAACGCCGGCGTGATCGAACAAATCGCCTCTTTGACCACGCGCATCCATCCCCGCGGGACGCCATCGCCGTCCCGCTGATAGTACAGCGGCACAATTTCTCGCTCGAGAATGTCGTAGAGCGTGTGCGCGTCATGGGCATCGCGCTCTCCGGCCTCGGCATTGGCGTCCGCCGAGGCGATGGTCCAGCCGTTCCCGCCGTTATACCCCTCGCTCCACCAGCCATCGGCGATGCTAAGATTGGGGACCCCGTTGATCGCGGCCTTCTGTCCGCTTGTCCCGCTAGCCTCAAGAGGAGGCACCGGGTTGTTCAACCACACATCGACGCCTTGCACGAGAAACTTTGCCACGTGCATGTCGTAGTCTTCGACAAAAGCGATTTGCCCACCCAGGTCATACTCTTTCGCCAGCGCGTAGACCTGATGGATCAAGTGCTTTCCCGGCTCGTCGGCGGGATGGGCTTTCCCGGCAAAGATGATCTGCACCGGCTTCCAGCGGTCTTGCATGATGCCCTGCAACCGCGCCAGATCCCGCAACAGGAGCGTCGCCCGTTTATAGGTGGCGAACCGGCGTGCAAACCCGATCGTTAGCGCTTCCGGGTCGAGCAGAGCACCCGAGGCGAGCACTTGGACGGGATCGCGATGCTCCTTGCGCCACAAATCGCGGGCGCGCTCGCGCACGAAGCTGACGAGTTTGTGCTTGAGCCGACTGTGCACCGACCACAGTTCTTCGTCGGGAATATCGTGAATGCGCTGCCACAGCATTGGCGTATCGTGGTGCTTGACCCAATCCGGCCCCAAGTATTTGCCGTAGAGCATATGGAGTTCCGACGCCACCCACGTGGGCGTATGCACGCCGTTGGTTACATGAATAATCGGCGTCTTCTCCGCCGGCGTGTCCGGCCACAACGATTGCCACATGCGGCGAGACACTTCACCGTGCGCCTGGCTCACTCCATTACACCACCCTGCCAGGTGCAGCGCGAGGACGGTCATATGGAACACCTCGCCCCAAGGTTCGCGATAGGCACCCAAGGCGAGAAAGCGCTCGCGGTCGATACCGAGTTCCGCCCAATACTTATGCAGATAGCGATCCACCAGGAGGAAAGAAAAGGCATCGTGCCCGGCAGGTACCGGGGTATGCGTGGTGAAGACCGTGGAACGTCGCACCTCGGCTTGCGCTTCTTCAAAGGACATCCCGGTCTGCATACACTCACGGAGCCGTTCGATGGTCACAAAAGCCGCATGCCCTTCGTTGAGATGCCAGAGATTCGGTCGAATACCGAGAGCACGGAGTACCCGTACCCCGCCGATCCCTAAGAGAATCTCCTGGAGGATGCGCATCTCCAGGTCACCGCCATACAGCCGGGCGGATAGTTCGCGATCCCAGGGCGCATTCTCTTCGACATCCGTGTCCATGAGATACAAAGACGAACGACCGACACGCACGTGCCACACCTGCATCTGGATTTTACGATCGTCAATGGGCACGGTCACCAGACAACGATTCCCGTCCGGGGTGAGCGCGGGCAAGAGCGGTGCATGGGCACGGTCGATATGCTCATAGACCGCTTCTTGGCGACCATCGGCAGAGAGACGCTGATGGAAATAGCCTTGGGGGTACATGAAGCCTACACCCACCAGCGGCACTCCGACATCGCTCGCTTCTTTACAGTGATCGCCGGCAAGAACCCCCAGTCCTCCGCCATAGATCGGCAGGGAGCTGTGAATGCCGAACTCGGCAGAAAAATAGGCCACAGTTGCCTCAGCCAACTGTGGAAAGGTCCGCGCGGTCCAGGTGTCTTGCGCGTTCATGTCCGCAACGAACGCCATCATCGCCGCGTCGTAGCGGCGCAGAAACGACGGGTCCGACGCCAAGGCGCTCAATCGTTCGGGACGCACCTCTTGCAAAAGCTTGACGGGATTATGCGCCGTCAGACTCCACAGCGTGCGATCGATCGCCTCGAAAACAGCTCTGGCTTCGGGGTGCCAGCTCCACCACAAGTTGTAAGCCAGATCGTGCAATTGACCGATCCGGGGAGGGAGCGTTGACTTTCCATTTTGCATCTCTGTTCTTCCTTCCCTATCTTGTCGCTCGGGGTTTCCCGACCGGCACGAACCCTACTCTCTTTACACAAAGTAGACTATTAGCGCAAAGCGCCATACTGGAAACCCTCTTTCCCTTCCTTCGCCAAGTGGGTATATAAGAGGCGGTTTTTCCAATCCCGTTCGTAAGCACCCATCCCGACTCGCTAAGAAGGAGGCGCATTATCATGGAAGCGCAAGAACGACAACCGATCCCCCGCATCAACGACCTGGCTCCGGACTTCACCGCCATGAGTACCCACGGCGAAATTACCCTCTCCCAATACACCAAAGCCGGCAAATGGGTCCTGCTCTTCTCTCACCCCGCTGACTTCACCCCCGTCTGTACCACCGAATTCATCGAGTTCTCCCGCTTGGCCCCCGAGTTCGCCGCTCGTAATGTCCAACCCATCGGTCTCTCCGTCGATAGCATCTTCTCCCATCTGGGCTGGGAACAGAACATCGAGAAGAACTTCGGCCAGAAGATCCCCTTTCCGGTCATCGCCGACCGCAACATGGCAGTAGCGGCCCTCTACGGCTTGATTCACCCGGGCGCGAGTGACACGGCCACGGTCCGGGCGGTGTTTCTGATTGACCCGACGGGCAAGGTGCGGTTTCTGATTTACTATCCCTTAAGCATGGGGCGGAACTCGGCAGAGATCTTACGGGCGATTGATGCGGCGCAAACCGCCGACAAGCATGGCATTGCTACGCCGGTGAATTGGCAACCAGGGGAAGACGTGATCGTGCCCCCGCCCGCCAACGAGACGGCACTGCGCGAGCGTTTGGAGATGGGGCGCAAAGGTGAAGTCACGCAGACCGACTGGTACTTCTCGAAAAAGAAGATTTAGCGCCTTCCCCTCGCTCTCTCTACACGAGGGGCGTTGCGCTCCTCGTGTCATCCGCTCTCATCTGCTACGATCTCCCGCGCTCGACTTCGCTTTCGAGAAAACGAAGACGTGGGAAAGAAACACATATGCCGTACCAGAGAAGTCCTCGTTCCTCCTCCTCGGCGCCGGTCGTTGTCGTACGAAGGCGTTCCCCGCGTTCTGCGGAAAAGACCTCGCCTCCGACAACTTCCACAACACAAAAGACAACTGTTCCTTCTCCAGGTTCTTCCTTGTCTACTCCGTCAGGCTCTAACACCGCCGGAAAGGCAACATCACAGATCGTGCCGCGAGCGGAAGCGTTGGCGCTGCTCGCCATTCTCCGCGAACGCTGGCCGCACGCGTTCCCCTCGCAGTCCACGGAAGTGCGTCCTTTGGCCCTCAACATTGACCAAGAGATTGCCACACGGATCGAGGGGTGGTCAGCCAAGCAAGCCCGCCGCGCCATTGCCTTTTGGAAACGTCCGCTCACGGTCGCCTATCTCCGTGCTCTCGCGGCTGGAGGGCCACGTTACGATCTCACCGGCACGCCTCAAGGCACCATCACCCTGGAAGAACAGCAGCACGCTGCCCAACAATTAGCGGCCCGCAGCGCACAGCGTCAGGCCAAAAAACAAGCGGAGCAATGACCATAGTCGCCCGGAGGTGGGACAAGCGAGATGAGTAAGGTTTGGCGGGCCTTTCTCAGCCATTCGTGAACGAATGGTGTACTCCGGACGGTGATAACGACTCGCTTCCACACTTCAAGAAAAACTTCATCTTCGACTCAAGCGATACTTCATCTTTCCTTTCCAGTCATTCGTAGCTCTTGCATTTTCGGGTGCGTATCCCCCCGAAGTTCTCGATTTTACAGAGAAAACATACAAGGGAGACTCTTGCCTGAACACTAAATGTGTTCTACAGAATAATCGGTGGGGTTGATCTGGGGGGCGGATCTAAGAGAATGCGGGAGCGATCCCGAAGGATCACCAAGGAGAAGGAGACCGGATATGCACAAGTTAACTGCGGCCAAATACAGCCTCTCTATTGCTGCAGCCTTCGTTCTGTGGGGAGGGTCATGCGGTGACAGTGTCGCTCAGTTTCTCAACGCGTCCGATATCTGCGACCGCACGCAAGGACTGACGATCGTCCCGGTGAACGCGCGGAAAACCCCCAAGCACGCACTGCAAGAAGCGCTTCAGACAACTGCTGACGTCCCCTTGGACAATATCCGCTTCCAATTGGGTCCCAATGGCCGACTCGTATTAGACGAAAGTAATGTCCGCTTCACCAACGTTCGCCTCGACTGCCCCGCCACGCCGGTGCCGACCCAAGACGGCTTGATCGTCGGCATGAACGAACAAGGGGGCCGGGTGACGGTCAATGGGTTTCAGGCCAGAAACGTCTGCATTCGCGAATGTGGAGGCGTGGCGCTGAAAATCCTCGGCGGCGCGAATCACAAACTCGCTAGGCTCGACCTCAAGGGCAGTGGTCAAGAAGGCCTGATCTTGGAAGGCGTAACGAATAGCGACTTCTTCGGATTCACCTCCGGCCTGGGGTCGAACAATGTCAAAGGGGTCGTTCTCAGAAACGGCAGTCACCACAATCGCATCTCTAGCGCACTCATCATGAAGCCGCAGAATCAACAAGCACCAGCGCTCACCCTCGACTCCACCTCCACCTACAACCAAATCGCGAGGATACGACTCTGGGGCAATCAACCTGCGATCCTGTGCAACACGCCCGACACCAATCTCTTCGTCGACAACATGTGCCCGGGGAGCATCGATCTTCTCGGGTCTTGCGGCTGCGGACCGGGGTACGTGTTGAATGGCGTCGAGCAAACCGTCTACACCCCAGCCATGCGTTCCGCGTACGGTTCTCGCCCGTGGACGGTGTGTTTGGATAACACCAGTTACCGCCCACCGGGTGAGCTCCGCCCGAACCGCCAATGCCGATATTCCGACGTGAAAAACGTTTTTGCCGACAGCGAGTACCAGTCGGGAGACCTTGTCGTTGTGGATTCCTATCCGAACGACCCTGGCTACTGGCCGGCGGACAGCTTCGATAACACTGCTGGACCCACTTCCGTGATCGGCAATACCGTCAGCCAAAACGGACGGTTCCTCTTCGATGTCAAATTTAACACCGTCCCGGTCGCCAACGGTCCTTTTCAAACGAGCGGAACGGACTTGCAAAATTTTTCTTACATGGCACCAGCCACCCAGATCCAACTGCCGCCGTCGGATGGCGAGCAGATCAATGTGTGTTCTCCTCTCGGTTGCGCCAATAGCTATGTCCCCTAAGGGCACTCTGGACACCGGGGAAAGGGAAAACAGATGGACGAACAGAGAAACTGCTCACTAAGCAGAAACAAGATTGCCTGGCTGCTGCTCGG
Above is a window of Deltaproteobacteria bacterium DNA encoding:
- a CDS encoding dodecin domain-containing protein — protein: MQEKTYKLIELVGVSATSIEDAVQNAIARANQTLKNLDWFEIMETRGLIQDGQVSQFQVKLKVGFRLVG
- a CDS encoding peroxiredoxin; translated protein: MEAQERQPIPRINDLAPDFTAMSTHGEITLSQYTKAGKWVLLFSHPADFTPVCTTEFIEFSRLAPEFAARNVQPIGLSVDSIFSHLGWEQNIEKNFGQKIPFPVIADRNMAVAALYGLIHPGASDTATVRAVFLIDPTGKVRFLIYYPLSMGRNSAEILRAIDAAQTADKHGIATPVNWQPGEDVIVPPPANETALRERLEMGRKGEVTQTDWYFSKKKI
- the glgP gene encoding alpha-glucan family phosphorylase — encoded protein: MQNGKSTLPPRIGQLHDLAYNLWWSWHPEARAVFEAIDRTLWSLTAHNPVKLLQEVRPERLSALASDPSFLRRYDAAMMAFVADMNAQDTWTARTFPQLAEATVAYFSAEFGIHSSLPIYGGGLGVLAGDHCKEASDVGVPLVGVGFMYPQGYFHQRLSADGRQEAVYEHIDRAHAPLLPALTPDGNRCLVTVPIDDRKIQMQVWHVRVGRSSLYLMDTDVEENAPWDRELSARLYGGDLEMRILQEILLGIGGVRVLRALGIRPNLWHLNEGHAAFVTIERLRECMQTGMSFEEAQAEVRRSTVFTTHTPVPAGHDAFSFLLVDRYLHKYWAELGIDRERFLALGAYREPWGEVFHMTVLALHLAGWCNGVSQAHGEVSRRMWQSLWPDTPAEKTPIIHVTNGVHTPTWVASELHMLYGKYLGPDWVKHHDTPMLWQRIHDIPDEELWSVHSRLKHKLVSFVRERARDLWRKEHRDPVQVLASGALLDPEALTIGFARRFATYKRATLLLRDLARLQGIMQDRWKPVQIIFAGKAHPADEPGKHLIHQVYALAKEYDLGGQIAFVEDYDMHVAKFLVQGVDVWLNNPVPPLEASGTSGQKAAINGVPNLSIADGWWSEGYNGGNGWTIASADANAEAGERDAHDAHTLYDILEREIVPLYYQRDGDGVPRGWMRVVKEAICSITPAFSARRMVKEYVKRFYAPALQAERSKS
- a CDS encoding dodecin domain-containing protein; this translates as MQDKTYVITEIVGVSDASISAAVASAIARANLTLKALDWFELKEVRGTIVDGKVGQYQVTLDVGFRYLTDEEMRAWVRE
- a CDS encoding tyrosine recombinase XerC translates to MSTTELHPLVERYTTFLRIEKNVSEHTLRNYLSDVWQFFAFLEHPPGQAEPRPVTVAAVDHHRIHAFLSFLYREHKKSSIGRKLSSIKSFFRFLLREGELTRDPTLHVGSPKQDQPLPTHLTVDDMFRLLEAPPADESAGLRDRAIFEVLYSCGLRVSELVGLNWGDLEPALEVVRVRGKGNKERIVPIGRKALEALDLYRAQIPLLLSPKNRARATNAGAAAAPVFLNSRGGRLTTRSVARFVDDYARACGIALHASPHALRHSFATHLLEAGADLRAIQELLGHASLSTTQRYTHVNLDRLMQVYDKAHPRA